AAAAAGAGAGTTTTTGATTTGaaggaaaaaagtatttttgatgaTTTAAACGCCAACTTAGACTCGAATTGAGAATCTATTTACATATTTGgatttgtgaggttatgggtaaataTAATTTGACTATTATTTTGGGATTTGACTATGTGAGTTAGAGGttgattttgttgacttttgtcCTAAGCCTATCCGTTACTGTGGAATTGAGTCTTATAACTTAGATTGACTTGTGGAGCATGTTTTTTGCTAAATCGGGCTCGTTTGATGGATTTGggagaagaaaaatcagattttgagAAATAGAGCTAGCTCGGACTCGAAGTAAGTTGAGACTTTAACTTTAATGGGATAATTTTTCTAAACTTGTCTTGTTTGCTACGTGCTATATGTTTGGGAGTAACATATATGCGAGATAACAAGCGCATATGGGGATGCCATATGCTTCTACGCTTGTATAGAAGGAAAGCTTCAAATGCTTTACTTGACTTGCTTGTGTCATGACTATTTGTGCATCTTCACATATTAGTATCATATTATAGGCATCTCTTATATGCTAGCTTAACATGAAAGGATGTTGTATGCCATGACTAATTGTTATATGACTACTTGAGTATTTTATTCATGCGAGTATACTATTGTGTGCATTATTCATATGCTGCTTTAACATTATAGATTTCATGTACATATTTTATATGATAGAATTGTTTAGTCATATGTTATTTCTTATGTGCACCTTCACATATGTATCTTATTCTCATTACTTATTTCAGACTGTTGTGATCCGTTGAGTTGTTATGTTGTATGGATTTTACGTCCTTGTTGAGGTGTCAGTTAAGGGCATGTTAATACATGTTCTTGAAGGGCGTATAAATTTAATGTTCTTGTTGAGATATCACTTAAGGGCATGTTATAAATGTTCCTAAAGGGCATATGGATTTGGATCCATCCCTCTTGAGTCACGTGATTACCCATGCTACCTTGGACTGTGTATGTGTGCGGGTTGTAGGAAATTGACGGATTTCTAGTTTAATTATGATACAAGATGATGAGTTTGAGTATAAAGATGAaagatttattttatttaagtggTGATTTATGCACATTCATGCAATTTTACATGCTCTATTCatgcatatcatctatatatgcTTTTGATGTATTCTTATACATGCATAGAACTTGTTAGCAGGTTGTGGGCACATGAGAATTATTGATTTATTGTAAAGGTTGCATTTATCATACATCTCTGATATTAGGCTCTTGTTGATGCATTTTATATAAATACTACTTGATAATCCTTTTAAGTACTATTTGAATGCATCGATATGCATGAAACTTACTTAGGTgagtgtatacgggtaaaactggGCCCACTGAACACCTCGATTCCCCGGTAAATCAAATAGAGGAGGTACGTGACAGTAATGAATCAGAGTTAAAGCGAGGAGCCCCTCGTATCGGGGCTCGGGCAAAAGGCTTGCCCTCGGGGGTATCAAGGCCATGTCCTCCGGGTCCAGTTTGAGGATCAAGACTTCGGAGTGCATTACCAAACAactgcacacgactaacaaagggaCGTGATGTCCGTGCACAATCGGATATCACGACatgaatctcggcccgtatcagCAGGAAATAAGTGATTAGCGaaacagaagatttttaccttttttagaattgtacttaaggtaaaactcccctactatataaaggggaagcttaTTATTCACGGGACACAttataacacgcatatcaaggtaatttattttaattctctttgttattcaaagttcttatttttgttctcaAGTTCTTCATAAGTACAAGCTTGGAATCGAGGGCAGGTTCCTCATCGAGCCATCAACCTAGCTCGAAATCACCCTTATAATTGGTTTGGCCATTTATTACGTCTTTCATTTGCTTAATCCAACGTCATTAATCACTCGTATTGAATTaattcacatatccttaaaaatatatatataaattcaattgttattcgtttttagggtaaacagtttggcgcctaccgtggggatagggataatagtggtaatttgatataaatttccaTAACTTACTCTGTTTTACActttttctttgagattttaatttcaggtcaaattaaaaatgtcgaactccTAATCTGCTCATTTGAACGTTGATGCTGAGTCTGTCCACCATGGCGAGAAAAACAATGTAGTGCCCAACAACGAGGTGTCTCCTGTTGACCCCAACGGAGTTCCAGTCGCGGAcccgatcgatgctaactcacatgtggctatcgatgcaaaATTAGATACCGACCCCGAAAACAACATTCGAGGGGGAGCCAGATCGATAGCCCTAAGTACACACGATGGCGAAAGTGATATGGTCaatttacgggtgatcttcgaaatgttacaggctcaatagGCAGCAATAGCCCAGTTGTAGAACTAAAGCCGCGCCCCCAGCAAAGTTGTGCTCGAACCATCCCGAAAAAAAACCCACAGAAATGAACCAGCCACAAAAAGGCTGGGTAAAGTtgaacccgggaccaaccccgagataataaagatgcttgaggaactgaaaAAACGGGTAGAATCAGGAGAGAAAGAAATTGAATCCAATGACGAAAAAATGGAaacctataactccagggttgatcaaatcccaaGAGAGCCCCCGTTATTAataggcctggattccaagaaatttgttcaaaagcctttccctccgagcggGGCTTCGAAATCGATCctaaagaagtttcgtatgcccgaaattctaaAATATAATGGGACAACAGATCCAAATAAACACTTGACCTACTACATgtgtgccatcaaggggaatAACTttgaagatgacgaaatcgagacggttctgctgaaaaagttcggagaaaccctgtctaaaggagaaatgatatggtatcacatcCTTCCCCCTAATtccattgattcatttgctatgatTGCATATGCCTTCGTAAAagctcatgccggggccatcaaagtcgagaccagaaaatcagacctttttaaAGTGAAACAAAGAGATAATGAAATGTTAAGGGAATTcgtatcgaggtttcaaatggaaatGAAGGACCTGCCCCCGATTACGGACGATTTGTCCGTTCGAGCATTCAcaaggactcaacccccaaagctctttggcttcacagcagctgaaacaaaatttgatagagTACCCGGTGGTAACTTTGGCTAacgtccataacaggtaccaatcgaaaatcagagtcgaagatgatcagctcgggtCCCCATCTGGGTCCGTGTATCCCATAAGAACTAATGACATGTGTAAAagagtcgtcgatcatgaaccaagaccaAGCATATATCAGTATCAACCGTATATTGGGGATCGAAGGGGCAGCGGATCCGGACGTAACCCTGTGAGGAATGAAAAAAAAGCAATTGAGGTCATAATAgctggggactcatgagcaaaaatggtttcgacaggccAATCGGGGCCAGGGAGGCACCGAGGTTATCAACATACAACTTCAGCGTCGATGCTGCCGGCATCGTGTCAGCCATCAGACGTATCAAATATACCAAGTGACATCGACCATTGCAGTCCGATCCTGCTCAAAGAGACCCcaacctgatgtgtaagtatcatggcactcacaaCCACATGACTGAAGACTGTCGACaactaagagaagaagtggctcggttattcaataacggatACCTacaggaatttctgagtgatcgagccaaaaatcacttcaggaatagggactccaacaagaagactgagcaagaggaacctcatcacgtaatcaacatgatcatcggtggagtcaACATCCTCCAGGGGCCAATGCTGAAGCGTACTAAGGTGTCCATCATAAGGGAAAAACAAACCCGAGATTACATGCCGGAGGGGACCATCTCTTTCAACGATGAAGACtctgaaggcatcgtgcaaccacataatgatgcaatggtaatttctgtactcataaataaatatcgagttaagcatgtgttgattgatccaggtagctcgacaaatatcatcagatcaagggtcgtagagcagctggGTCTACAACACCAAATAGTGCCTGCAGTCCGGGtcttaaacggattcaatatggcatgtgaaactactaaaggggaTATAATCCTGCCAGTGAACACCGCGGGAACCATTCAGGAAACGAAGTTCTACGtcatcgaaggagatatgaggtataacgctctattcggaaggccgtggattcacaacatgagggaaataccctcgacactacactaGGTGTTGAAGTTCCCCACGCCGGGAGAGATCAAGAcagtttacggagaacaaccggctgcAAACAAAATGTTCGCGGTCGATAAGGTGATCCCGATGTCTGCACTCTCGACATTAATGAGCTCGGGGTCGGTTAGGAAGGAAGAAAATAAATAGCAATCATCGACACCGGCCCTGGCCGAACCGGAGAAGCAAGAAGttggcgaggatgatgattacggagttcctaGGTCGTTCATCGCCCTTGACAACTCTGATGACACCAAGtcaacggtcgaggagctggagcaagtcatattgatcgaacatttgcctgatcggaaggtatacctatACACGGGGTTGACTCCCAAGCTcagaaaaaactcattaaattactTATAGCTAatgtggattgttttgcttggtcccatctagatatgacagggatcccacaaGAAGTAACCACTCATAATATAAGCttggacccaaaattccacccggttaaacagaagaggaggcctcagtccgaagtcaagcatgcgttcatcaaagacaaggtatccaaactccttaaaatatgtTCAATTAGGGAAGTTAAGTTCCCAGATTGGttggctaacgtagtagtagtgcctagaaagggaaataaattaagaatgtgcatAGAtaacaaagacttgaacaaggtgTGCTCCAAGAATTCTGTTCATTTGCCttatatcgatcgtatgatcgacgCAACGaccgggcacgagatactcagccttctcgatgcctattccgggtacaaccaaattcggatggacccgagAGATCAAGAAAATACTTCATtcatcactaaattcggcacctattgttataatgtaatgccgttcggactaaaaaatgccggtgccacttatcaacgtctagtaaaccggatgttcgaagaacaaataggaaaatcaatggaggtttaccttgacgacatgttagttaagtccctgtgagcagaggaccatttggaacatttgtaggcaaccttcaacatactgaagaaatacaatatgaagctgaattcagagaaatgcgcattcggggtcgggtCCGGGAAGTttcttggattcatggtgtccaactggGTGATCGAGATCAATctcgacaaaatcaaagctatagaagacatcacagtggtggacaatgtcaaggccgttcataggctaaccgggcgcatagccgccctgggtcgATCCATATCAAGGTCTTCCGATAAGAGCCATAAGTTCTTCTCATTAttaaagaagaataacttttcatggaccctggagtgccagcaagctttggaagaactcaaacggtacctttcgagtccaccctTGCTTCATACTCAGAAGGCAGACGAGTAGCTGTACCTGCACTTAGCGGTATCTGAGAtagtggtaagtggagtcttagtccgggagaaataaggtacgcaatttcccatctATTATGTTAGAAGgactctaggtgaggccgaaacaaggtaccctcacctagagaaGTTGGCCTCGCTTTGCTAAGCTTCTCCAGAAAGTTaaagccatattttcaatgccatcctatATGTGTCGTAACTTCTTACCCACTGAGAAACATAATGCAAAAATCCGAGTTCTCGGGACGATTggacaaatgggccatagaaattagcaggtacgatatcgaatatcgacctcgaACTGCCATAAATtttggccgacttcacgccatccttaatacccgaagtcgaaagggaattATTGTTAACCTCGGGGACTTCCTCGGGAATATGGACCCTGTTTACGGACGGTGCCTAAAACGCTAAGGGGTCCGGACTCGGTATCGTGTTGAAGCCTCCTACGGGTAACGTAATCAGGCAATCTATTTgaactatgaaattgactaacaatgaggccgagtatgaggccatgattacaggtctcgaattggctaaaaacTTGGGGGCCGAAGTGGTCGAAGCTAAAGTGCGATCCCTCCTTGtgataaatcaagtcaatgggacattcgaAGTAAAAAGAGGAACAAATGCGAAGATACTTGGATACATTACAGGTAACGCTGCATCGATTCAAGGAATAGACCCTACAACACGTCccccgagatcaaaatagcgaagccgatactctggctaacttggggtcatcggtcgatgACGATGAATTCGGCTCAGGAACAATaatacaactcatgaaatcagtagTGGAGGAAGAAcatgccgaa
This sequence is a window from Nicotiana tomentosiformis chromosome 5, ASM39032v3, whole genome shotgun sequence. Protein-coding genes within it:
- the LOC138892825 gene encoding uncharacterized protein produces the protein MTEDCRQLREEVARLFNNGYLQEFLSDRAKNHFRNRDSNKKTEQEEPHHVINMIIGGVNILQGPMLKRTKVSIIREKQTRDYMPEGTISFNDEDSEGIVQPHNDAMVISVLINKYRVKHVLIDPGSSTNIIRSRVVEQLGLQHQIVPAVRVLNGFNMACETTKGDIILPVNTAGTIQETKFYVIEGDMRWRLSGDMKAYF